In Bacillus sp. Marseille-Q1617, a genomic segment contains:
- a CDS encoding XapX domain-containing protein produces the protein MKTVVLAIVTGFVVGFIFALFKLPIPAPPALAGIAGIVGIYLGFKAFMAIQPWIESVFK, from the coding sequence ATGAAGACTGTTGTGCTGGCCATTGTTACCGGGTTTGTGGTAGGGTTCATTTTCGCCCTGTTCAAGCTTCCGATTCCAGCCCCGCCCGCGCTTGCCGGAATCGCCGGGATCGTTGGGATTTATTTGGGCTTCAAGGCATTCATGGCGATCCAGCCTTGGATTGAATCGGTATTTAAGTGA
- a CDS encoding transglycosylase domain-containing protein, translating to MELITRSRMEKTKKYVRAAVILSLLFSVLMLIGLIGVLTYAKIQGPPPLAVPQSTLIYGEDGKVIGETNTGEKRYWVNLDQISPALVEATISIEDKNFYQHYGFDIKRIAGAALADLQAMAKVQGASTISQQYARNLFLTHDKTWKRKISEALYTLRIEMNYSKKEILEGYLNTIYYGHGAYGVQAASQYYFGKDADRLTLAEASMLAGIPKAPSYYSPLESMENAKKRQELILDSMKEDGFITKAESEITKAKPIKINGHHAHLTVETAPYFQDVVKNILRTELGLEERTIEMGGLKVYTTLNTKHQEIAEKVVDGQIEEESDIQLGFVSMNPKNGYVTAMVGGRSYEESPFNRAVQAIRQPGSTIKPLLYYSALDQGFTPATTMKSELTTFTFDGNKKYAPHNYNNKYANDDITLAQAIALSDNVYAVKTHLFMGQDTLPKTTKEKFGITTPVKKYPSSALGTSGARVIDMVNAYNMFANGGYKVKPVFITRVEDWSGNVIYEKEVKKEQVLDPDKAYVMTHMLSGIFDPKLNDYSTVTGIQIRKDATRHYAGKSGTTNTDNWMIGFSPQLTAGVWTGYDKGKDISLVTDKLYAKKIWVEFMEEALKDEPVKAFKPTKGVVGVAVNPHNGKLATKDCPVQRFTYFVRGTEPTEYCKVHLGEHESPKEKEPSKNDKKPWYKKLKDWIF from the coding sequence ATGGAACTGATTACTCGTTCGAGAATGGAGAAAACAAAAAAATATGTCAGGGCAGCCGTTATTCTGTCTCTATTATTTTCTGTCCTGATGCTGATCGGGCTCATCGGGGTGCTGACGTATGCGAAGATTCAGGGTCCCCCGCCGCTCGCGGTCCCTCAGTCCACGCTCATTTACGGGGAGGACGGCAAGGTGATCGGCGAGACGAACACCGGCGAGAAACGCTACTGGGTGAATCTCGACCAAATCTCACCGGCCCTCGTCGAAGCGACGATTTCAATAGAAGACAAGAATTTCTATCAACATTACGGATTTGATATAAAAAGGATCGCCGGCGCCGCACTCGCCGACCTGCAGGCAATGGCCAAGGTACAGGGGGCGAGCACCATTTCCCAGCAGTACGCCCGCAATCTATTTTTAACGCATGATAAGACGTGGAAACGAAAGATTTCAGAAGCCCTTTATACACTTCGCATCGAAATGAACTATAGCAAGAAGGAAATTCTCGAGGGTTACCTCAACACCATCTATTACGGACACGGCGCTTACGGGGTCCAGGCTGCAAGTCAATATTATTTTGGAAAAGACGCAGACAGGCTGACACTGGCGGAGGCATCCATGCTTGCGGGGATCCCGAAAGCACCTTCCTACTATTCCCCTCTCGAATCGATGGAGAATGCCAAGAAGCGGCAGGAGCTCATACTTGATTCTATGAAGGAAGATGGTTTCATCACGAAGGCGGAAAGTGAAATTACGAAGGCAAAACCAATCAAGATCAACGGGCATCATGCCCATCTAACCGTGGAAACAGCGCCATATTTTCAAGATGTCGTTAAAAACATCCTCCGCACGGAACTGGGGCTTGAAGAACGAACAATCGAAATGGGCGGTCTCAAAGTTTACACAACGCTTAATACAAAGCATCAGGAAATAGCTGAAAAAGTGGTCGACGGGCAGATTGAAGAGGAGTCCGACATCCAGCTCGGGTTTGTCTCGATGAATCCTAAAAACGGCTACGTCACTGCGATGGTCGGCGGCCGGAGCTATGAGGAAAGTCCTTTCAACCGCGCTGTTCAAGCCATACGCCAGCCCGGTTCGACGATCAAGCCGCTCCTTTACTATTCAGCACTCGACCAGGGATTCACGCCTGCCACCACGATGAAAAGCGAACTCACCACTTTCACGTTTGACGGAAATAAAAAATACGCGCCGCATAACTACAATAATAAATATGCGAACGATGATATCACGCTTGCCCAGGCGATTGCTCTCTCCGATAATGTCTATGCCGTGAAGACCCACCTGTTCATGGGACAGGACACCCTGCCGAAAACGACAAAGGAGAAATTCGGCATCACCACCCCGGTTAAAAAGTATCCGTCATCCGCCCTCGGAACATCGGGAGCGAGGGTGATCGATATGGTGAACGCCTACAATATGTTCGCCAACGGCGGCTACAAAGTGAAACCGGTCTTCATCACCCGTGTGGAAGACTGGTCCGGGAACGTCATCTATGAAAAAGAAGTGAAGAAAGAGCAAGTCCTCGATCCGGACAAAGCCTACGTCATGACTCACATGCTGAGCGGAATATTCGATCCGAAGCTGAATGATTACTCGACCGTCACCGGGATCCAGATCAGGAAAGACGCAACAAGGCATTACGCCGGAAAATCCGGTACGACCAATACCGACAACTGGATGATCGGATTCTCGCCGCAGCTGACAGCCGGGGTATGGACCGGTTATGACAAAGGGAAGGACATCTCCCTGGTGACCGATAAACTTTACGCGAAGAAAATATGGGTGGAATTCATGGAGGAAGCCCTGAAGGACGAACCCGTCAAAGCGTTCAAGCCGACCAAGGGCGTCGTCGGAGTGGCAGTCAATCCCCACAATGGCAAACTTGCCACGAAGGATTGTCCCGTCCAGCGCTTCACCTACTTCGTGAGGGGCACCGAACCGACTGAATACTGCAAAGTACACCTCGGAGAACACGAATCGCCAAAAGAAAAAGAACCATCCAAAAACGACAAAAAACCATGGTACAAAAAACTGAAAGATTGGATCTTCTAA
- a CDS encoding MFS transporter: protein MKKFSKSFKALWAGEVISEFGGAAGGIINGLLLFELTGSKEWMGILWLVYFIPSLVLQGISAPFLNHVVKEKMLKRIQLIRAFAYLLPLAGHLTGSPNGIITGLVLLQCLLGLMQPIYASLSFSLLPDICKEEELADANVLLDGTIRLMSFLAPGATSLLLVVSPMHFIYGFSCVMFLASYFALSRIPQTSTKKAAAWTKKFWWEEMKEGYNTFFQYPRLLRLTILSSAVQFAVGAALVLSVPFIRSDLNGDAWHYGIFSGAFPVGYALGMFLLTRVSKNAQTMYLGLIGGGLSFVFFYFVQSIPLAWLCELFGGLIFPLFNAQNAAQFQKEAPRDRLSQLSAVRLLFIRLTMPLGILFASSAVLGTRQTYMVVGLAIVIPGLYYFFTSFFRRDSRLPVKENQKIG from the coding sequence ATGAAGAAATTCTCTAAATCATTCAAGGCACTTTGGGCAGGGGAAGTCATATCAGAATTCGGCGGGGCGGCCGGAGGGATCATTAACGGATTGCTGTTATTTGAATTGACAGGCTCGAAAGAATGGATGGGCATCCTCTGGCTCGTTTACTTTATTCCTTCTCTGGTTTTGCAGGGAATCAGCGCCCCGTTTCTTAACCATGTGGTAAAAGAAAAGATGCTGAAGAGGATCCAATTGATCCGGGCATTTGCTTATCTGCTTCCCCTGGCCGGCCATTTGACCGGCTCCCCGAACGGGATCATTACTGGATTGGTCCTGCTTCAATGCCTCTTGGGACTGATGCAGCCGATTTACGCCAGTCTGTCATTTTCTTTGCTCCCCGATATTTGCAAGGAGGAAGAGCTCGCAGATGCAAACGTCTTGCTCGATGGCACCATCAGGCTGATGAGTTTTCTTGCCCCGGGAGCCACTTCCTTATTACTTGTGGTCAGTCCGATGCATTTCATCTATGGTTTTTCCTGCGTCATGTTTCTTGCCAGTTATTTTGCACTGTCGCGAATCCCTCAAACCAGTACGAAAAAGGCGGCTGCATGGACAAAAAAATTCTGGTGGGAAGAGATGAAGGAGGGATACAACACCTTTTTTCAATATCCCCGTCTTCTGCGCCTAACCATTCTTTCCTCTGCTGTACAGTTTGCAGTAGGGGCGGCTTTGGTGTTGAGTGTTCCCTTCATTCGCAGCGATCTGAATGGCGATGCCTGGCACTATGGGATCTTTTCCGGAGCATTTCCTGTCGGGTATGCTCTAGGCATGTTTTTACTGACCCGTGTATCGAAAAACGCGCAAACGATGTATTTAGGCTTGATAGGCGGCGGACTTTCCTTCGTATTCTTTTATTTTGTCCAATCGATCCCGTTGGCGTGGCTCTGTGAATTATTCGGCGGCTTGATCTTTCCCTTGTTCAATGCCCAGAACGCCGCTCAGTTTCAAAAGGAAGCCCCGAGAGACCGCCTGTCACAGCTGAGTGCTGTGAGACTCCTTTTCATCAGGTTGACGATGCCATTGGGGATCTTATTTGCCTCATCAGCGGTTCTCGGTACAAGACAAACCTACATGGTAGTTGGATTGGCCATCGTCATACCGGGATTATATTATTTCTTCACTTCATTTTTCCGGAGAGATTCCCGGCTGCCTGTGAAAGAAAACCAGAAGATTGGATAA
- the speE gene encoding spermidine synthase, with translation MSGLWYTEKQTENFGITMKIKKTLHTEQTDFQYLEMAETEEWGNMLFLDGMVMTSQKDEFVYHEMVAHVPLFTHPNPERVLVVGGGDGGVIREVLKHPSVKKAVLVDIDGKVIEYSKKYLPEIAGELENERVDVQVGDGFMHIAKSENEYDVIMVDSTEPVGPAVNLFTKGFYAGISKALKEDGIFVAQCDNPWFKADLIRQVQRDVKEIFPVTRLYTANIPTYPSGMWAFTIGSKKHDPIEVPEERFHEIETKYYTPELHNAAFVLPKFVKDLTK, from the coding sequence ATGAGTGGACTTTGGTACACAGAAAAACAAACAGAAAACTTCGGAATCACAATGAAAATCAAAAAGACTTTACATACAGAGCAAACGGATTTTCAATACCTTGAAATGGCTGAAACAGAAGAATGGGGCAACATGCTCTTCCTTGACGGCATGGTCATGACAAGCCAAAAAGACGAATTCGTCTACCACGAAATGGTCGCACACGTACCTTTATTCACACACCCGAACCCGGAAAGAGTATTGGTAGTAGGAGGCGGCGACGGCGGTGTCATCCGTGAAGTCCTGAAGCACCCAAGCGTGAAAAAAGCCGTATTGGTCGATATCGATGGAAAAGTCATCGAGTACTCAAAGAAATACCTTCCGGAAATCGCAGGCGAACTTGAAAACGAGCGCGTCGATGTCCAGGTGGGCGACGGCTTCATGCATATCGCGAAAAGCGAAAATGAATATGACGTCATCATGGTCGATTCCACTGAGCCTGTAGGGCCAGCTGTAAACCTGTTTACAAAAGGTTTTTATGCGGGAATCTCTAAAGCTCTTAAAGAAGACGGGATCTTTGTCGCTCAATGTGACAATCCATGGTTCAAAGCGGACCTTATCCGCCAGGTACAGCGTGATGTGAAGGAAATCTTCCCGGTTACACGCCTGTACACAGCGAATATCCCGACTTACCCAAGCGGCATGTGGGCATTCACGATCGGATCTAAAAAACATGATCCAATCGAAGTGCCTGAAGAACGATTCCACGAAATCGAAACAAAATACTACACGCCGGAACTGCACAACGCAGCATTCGTGCTTCCTAAATTCGTCAAAGACCTGACGAAATAA
- the argS gene encoding arginine--tRNA ligase → MNIVEKVQENLKSEIKAAVLKAGLATEEQIPDIILETPKEKSHGDYSTNMAMQLARVAKKAPRMIAEDIMANFDQSKASIEKMEIAGPGFINFFMNNDYLTDLIPMILDQDHEYGLSDAGKGERINVEFVSANPTGDLHLGHARGAAVGDSLCNVLEKAGYKVTREYYINDAGNQIHNLAKSVEARYFQALGQDVAMPEDGYHGADIIEIGKQLADEFGSKYADAGEEERYKFFREYGLKVEMSKLQKDLEMFRVPFNVWYSETSLYENGKIDAALAKLRENGHVYEEDGATWFRSTELGDDKNRVLIKNDGTYTYLTPDISYHQDKFERGHEVLINIWGADHHGYIPRMKAAIEALGFDREKLEVEVIQLVHLYKDGEKMKMSKRTGKAVTLRELVEEVGLDAVRYFFAMRSADTHMDFDLDLAVSQSNENPVYYAQYAHARICSILRQAEESGLASEDRIDLSLIGTEKEIDLLKKLGEFPQMIADAAEKRTPHRVANYINDLASAFHSFYNANKVLDDENRELTTARLALVKSVRVTLQNALALIGVAAPEKM, encoded by the coding sequence ATGAATATCGTCGAAAAAGTACAAGAAAACCTGAAATCCGAAATAAAAGCAGCGGTTCTGAAAGCGGGTCTTGCAACAGAGGAGCAGATTCCGGATATCATCCTTGAGACACCGAAGGAAAAGTCACATGGGGATTACTCCACAAACATGGCGATGCAGCTGGCGCGTGTAGCGAAAAAAGCGCCGCGCATGATCGCAGAAGACATCATGGCAAACTTTGATCAATCAAAGGCTTCCATTGAAAAGATGGAAATTGCCGGACCTGGATTCATCAACTTCTTTATGAATAACGATTACCTGACGGATCTGATTCCGATGATTCTCGATCAGGATCACGAATATGGATTGTCCGATGCAGGGAAAGGGGAGCGCATCAACGTTGAGTTTGTTTCAGCGAACCCTACCGGTGACCTTCACCTTGGACATGCCCGCGGCGCTGCTGTCGGTGATTCCCTCTGTAATGTGCTTGAAAAAGCAGGCTACAAGGTGACTCGCGAGTACTATATCAATGACGCCGGAAACCAGATCCATAACTTGGCTAAATCAGTGGAAGCCCGTTATTTCCAGGCACTTGGTCAAGATGTGGCAATGCCTGAAGACGGCTACCACGGTGCCGACATCATTGAAATCGGAAAGCAGCTTGCTGATGAATTCGGTTCTAAATATGCGGATGCAGGCGAAGAGGAACGCTACAAGTTTTTCCGTGAGTACGGATTGAAGGTTGAAATGTCCAAGCTTCAGAAGGATCTCGAAATGTTCCGCGTGCCATTCAATGTGTGGTACTCTGAAACCTCCCTTTATGAAAACGGGAAAATCGATGCGGCGCTGGCGAAGCTCCGCGAAAACGGACATGTATACGAAGAAGACGGAGCGACTTGGTTCCGTTCGACCGAGCTTGGCGACGATAAGAACCGTGTGTTGATCAAGAACGACGGGACGTATACGTATCTGACTCCGGACATCTCTTACCATCAGGATAAATTCGAGCGCGGGCATGAGGTGCTCATCAACATCTGGGGAGCGGACCATCACGGTTATATCCCCCGCATGAAAGCGGCGATCGAAGCGCTTGGCTTTGACCGCGAGAAGCTTGAAGTAGAAGTGATTCAGCTTGTTCACCTTTATAAGGATGGCGAAAAGATGAAGATGAGTAAGCGTACCGGTAAAGCGGTAACGCTGCGTGAGCTTGTGGAGGAAGTCGGCCTGGATGCCGTTCGTTATTTCTTCGCGATGAGAAGCGCGGATACCCATATGGATTTCGATCTGGACCTGGCGGTGTCACAGTCCAATGAAAACCCTGTCTACTATGCACAATACGCACATGCGCGTATCTGTTCGATCCTGCGTCAGGCAGAAGAGTCCGGCCTTGCTTCTGAAGACCGCATCGACCTGAGCCTGATCGGAACGGAAAAAGAAATCGACCTTCTGAAGAAGCTGGGAGAATTCCCGCAGATGATCGCCGATGCAGCTGAGAAGCGCACACCGCACCGTGTCGCAAACTACATCAATGATCTTGCATCTGCATTCCACAGCTTCTATAACGCCAACAAGGTGCTGGACGATGAAAACCGCGAGCTTACAACAGCGCGCCTGGCACTCGTCAAATCCGTACGGGTAACGCTTCAAAACGCACTTGCCCTGATCGGTGTTGCAGCCCCTGAAAAAATGTAA
- the speB gene encoding agmatinase, whose protein sequence is MRFDEAYSGNVFIKSHPSYEESSVVLYGMPMDWTVSYRPGSRFGPARIREVSIGLEEYSAYLDRELEEVKFFDAGDIPLPFGNPQRSIDMIEDYIDQLLGDGKIPFGMGGEHLVSWPVMKAVAKKYPDLAIIHMDAHTDLREEYEGEPLSHSTPIRKIAEHIGPENVYSFGIRSGMKEEFQWAKENGMHISKFEVLEPLKKILPTLAGRPVYVTIDIDVLDPAHAPGTGTVDCGGITSRELLASIHEIAHSGVHVVGADLVEVAPIYDPSEQTANTASKLIREMLLGWVK, encoded by the coding sequence ATGCGTTTTGATGAAGCTTATTCAGGTAATGTGTTTATTAAGAGTCATCCTTCCTATGAAGAGAGCTCGGTTGTGCTTTACGGGATGCCGATGGATTGGACGGTCAGCTACCGTCCGGGTTCACGTTTCGGCCCTGCCCGCATCCGTGAAGTATCGATCGGACTTGAAGAATACAGTGCATATCTTGACCGCGAGCTTGAAGAAGTGAAATTCTTCGATGCCGGCGATATTCCGCTGCCGTTCGGAAATCCTCAGCGCAGCATCGATATGATCGAGGATTATATCGATCAGCTTCTAGGCGACGGGAAAATCCCGTTCGGCATGGGCGGGGAGCACCTCGTTTCATGGCCAGTGATGAAGGCTGTTGCGAAGAAGTACCCGGATTTGGCGATCATCCATATGGACGCTCACACGGATCTTCGTGAAGAGTATGAGGGAGAGCCGCTTTCCCACTCGACTCCGATCCGAAAGATCGCCGAGCATATCGGACCTGAAAATGTGTATTCTTTCGGAATCCGCTCAGGCATGAAGGAAGAGTTCCAATGGGCAAAAGAAAACGGCATGCACATCTCGAAATTCGAAGTGCTCGAGCCGCTTAAGAAAATCCTTCCGACGCTTGCAGGACGTCCTGTTTACGTCACGATCGACATCGACGTACTGGACCCAGCCCACGCTCCTGGAACAGGTACCGTGGACTGCGGCGGGATCACATCCAGGGAGCTGCTTGCATCCATCCATGAGATCGCGCACTCCGGAGTCCACGTAGTAGGTGCCGACCTCGTCGAAGTAGCACCAATCTACGACCCATCCGAACAAACAGCCAACACAGCCAGCAAACTCATTCGTGAAATGCTTTTAGGCTGGGTGAAATAA
- the uvsE gene encoding UV DNA damage repair endonuclease UvsE, translating to MKVRLGFVANSLALWDSSPSKTMTYRRFTELPHEERMEKLIEVTRMNLEHTKRILYYCRAHEIELYRLSSSLVPLATHPDVEWDFYSPFKNEWKELGDLIKSFGIRASFHPNQFTLFTSPKQHVTDNAVKDLVYHYRMLEYMGVEKESVINIHIGGTYGDKKGALGRFHENLNSIPPEVKEIMTLENDDKTYNVEETLAACQKEDIPMVLDIHHHEANLSSELLETYLEDIFKTWDRRDLVPKIHISSPKSEKAFRSHADYVDPDFVKPFFKTLKKFGQDVDFMIEAKDKDLAMLKLTEDLASIRGVKRISGGVLEY from the coding sequence ATGAAAGTGAGACTGGGATTTGTGGCAAATTCCCTTGCCTTGTGGGATTCAAGTCCCTCCAAAACGATGACTTACAGACGGTTCACCGAGCTGCCTCACGAGGAGCGCATGGAGAAGCTCATTGAAGTGACGAGGATGAATCTGGAGCATACGAAACGGATTCTTTATTATTGTCGAGCCCATGAGATTGAGCTGTACAGACTTTCAAGCTCACTCGTCCCATTGGCGACGCACCCGGATGTCGAGTGGGATTTCTACTCCCCTTTTAAAAATGAATGGAAGGAGCTCGGGGATCTCATCAAATCGTTCGGGATCCGGGCGAGTTTTCATCCGAATCAATTCACGTTGTTCACAAGCCCGAAGCAGCATGTCACCGACAATGCGGTGAAGGACTTGGTGTATCATTACCGGATGCTTGAGTACATGGGAGTCGAAAAGGAGTCGGTGATCAATATTCATATCGGCGGGACCTACGGGGATAAAAAAGGAGCGCTCGGGAGGTTTCACGAGAACCTAAATTCGATCCCGCCCGAGGTGAAGGAAATCATGACGCTCGAGAACGACGACAAGACGTACAATGTGGAGGAGACGCTTGCCGCCTGTCAAAAGGAAGATATTCCGATGGTGCTTGATATCCACCATCATGAAGCGAACCTCAGCAGCGAGCTTCTTGAAACATATCTTGAGGACATCTTTAAGACATGGGACAGGCGGGATCTTGTGCCCAAAATACATATCTCTTCCCCAAAATCCGAAAAAGCCTTTCGATCCCATGCCGATTATGTGGACCCGGATTTTGTGAAACCCTTTTTTAAAACACTGAAGAAATTCGGCCAGGATGTCGACTTCATGATCGAAGCGAAGGACAAGGACCTTGCCATGCTGAAACTGACCGAAGACCTCGCTTCCATCCGCGGTGTCAAGCGGATCAGCGGCGGTGTGCTGGAGTATTGA
- a CDS encoding DUF1934 domain-containing protein, producing the protein MTEFNTESTPVKIHLKTNITIGEDSDSFELVSFGRYYEKGDAFFLKYDEVQEEGTIHTIVKVTDTQALILRSGAVKMRMVFNEEEEMNGSYESELGTLLLTTKTKKLSHTKNLSKAEGDFNLSYELMMQGSSVGDYEMSINFKEEE; encoded by the coding sequence TTGACAGAATTCAATACTGAATCCACGCCTGTCAAAATTCACTTAAAAACGAATATCACAATCGGTGAAGACAGCGACTCTTTTGAGCTCGTATCATTTGGGCGATACTATGAAAAAGGGGATGCCTTTTTCCTGAAGTACGACGAAGTCCAGGAAGAAGGGACCATCCATACAATCGTCAAAGTCACCGATACGCAGGCACTGATCTTAAGAAGCGGTGCCGTGAAGATGAGAATGGTGTTTAACGAAGAGGAAGAGATGAACGGTTCCTATGAAAGCGAGCTCGGGACACTCTTGCTTACGACAAAAACAAAGAAACTTTCACATACGAAAAACCTGTCCAAGGCAGAAGGGGATTTCAACCTTTCATATGAGCTGATGATGCAGGGCAGCTCGGTCGGGGATTATGAGATGTCGATCAATTTTAAGGAGGAAGAATAG
- the cls gene encoding cardiolipin synthase, with protein MWLVYTLLIIGFLIAWIVVDFKLGRSKFIRTRTRRTYEDRYSDITLISRGPELFDKMFTDIKNAESSIHILFYIVQNDHLGYRFMDLLKEKAKQGVKVRLLMDQIGSLQVPRYKVHMLKTVGVEVAYAQKVKFPYLFFSSQQRNHRKITVIDGKIGYLGGYNVGKEYIDENDKPELSPWRDYHMRMEGEGVLDLQSEFIIDWHRATQQDLKNDSLYFPSSEKGSMKHRIFPTEGVNIEQFFGEFIEEAEESIFIGSPYFIPTSHLMDKLMNALDRGVKLTIIVPDQADHALVKEAAFPYFRPLLAKGALVYQYMNGFYHGKIMMVDDHICDIGTANFDQRSFFLNLELNNLIYDKHFIEIVKKEIDKDIQASDRLTASDLESVSFFTKFKEKVASAISILL; from the coding sequence ATGTGGTTGGTTTACACACTGTTAATAATTGGATTTTTGATTGCCTGGATCGTGGTTGATTTCAAGCTGGGACGAAGTAAGTTCATTCGTACCCGTACCAGACGAACATACGAGGATCGTTATAGTGATATAACGTTGATTTCCCGTGGACCTGAATTGTTCGATAAAATGTTTACGGATATCAAAAATGCGGAATCTTCTATTCATATTCTGTTTTATATTGTTCAAAATGATCATCTTGGCTACCGTTTCATGGACCTTCTGAAGGAAAAGGCCAAACAGGGCGTGAAAGTCCGGCTGCTTATGGATCAAATCGGAAGTCTGCAGGTGCCAAGGTATAAAGTGCATATGCTGAAGACGGTAGGTGTAGAAGTCGCTTACGCCCAGAAAGTGAAATTCCCTTACCTATTCTTTTCCTCCCAGCAGCGAAATCACCGGAAAATCACCGTGATTGATGGGAAAATCGGTTATCTTGGAGGATACAATGTCGGGAAGGAATACATCGATGAAAATGATAAGCCGGAGCTGTCCCCTTGGAGAGATTATCATATGAGAATGGAAGGGGAAGGGGTCCTCGACCTTCAATCTGAATTTATTATCGACTGGCACCGTGCGACGCAGCAGGATTTAAAAAACGATTCGCTTTACTTTCCCTCTTCCGAAAAAGGGAGTATGAAGCATCGGATTTTCCCTACCGAGGGTGTCAACATCGAGCAGTTTTTCGGGGAGTTCATCGAGGAAGCGGAAGAATCCATCTTCATCGGTTCTCCTTACTTCATTCCGACCAGTCACTTGATGGACAAACTGATGAATGCGCTCGACCGGGGCGTTAAACTGACGATCATCGTGCCGGATCAGGCGGACCATGCCCTGGTGAAGGAAGCGGCCTTTCCCTATTTCAGGCCGCTTCTTGCAAAAGGGGCGTTGGTGTATCAATATATGAACGGTTTTTATCACGGAAAGATCATGATGGTCGATGATCACATTTGTGATATAGGAACAGCGAACTTCGATCAGCGGAGCTTTTTCCTCAATCTTGAGCTTAATAATCTGATCTATGATAAACATTTTATTGAAATAGTAAAAAAAGAAATCGATAAAGACATACAGGCATCCGATCGATTGACTGCCAGTGATTTGGAGTCTGTATCTTTCTTTACAAAATTTAAGGAGAAGGTCGCTTCGGCGATTTCCATTCTGCTTTAG
- a CDS encoding helix-turn-helix transcriptional regulator → MKHLLQSDEVESISLEVEWSPVWEIILGISGYTHKQLRHTFDMDREWAASSSSMPPTLVKNLDEIEKTNFWHALIMLQNKFSAANVQDFSNRLKELPAADFYETVLPYKSRNLETMRVETAEQHTNRDLFEQYAANFEGHEFLGGYISHLGRYSYGQIRDLLITIMDEWTSWISQNENWEKWLKALDYECKQQRNLDARNPVEEIERVTDGVNYLPEPGVWKVKLIPHAAYRPWILEKRTPDTKIFFYPLKDDYLASPGEPSSELVRGHKALGDELRLKLLYQLMKGPLSLQELSVQFQTSKTSLHHQLSLLKAAKFVAADKGVYSVNPHRIETFSEKLNQFLDTK, encoded by the coding sequence TTGAAACATTTACTGCAATCAGATGAAGTGGAATCCATATCCCTGGAGGTAGAGTGGTCACCTGTGTGGGAAATCATCCTTGGCATCTCAGGGTATACACATAAGCAGCTCAGGCACACCTTCGACATGGACAGGGAGTGGGCCGCATCCTCGTCTTCCATGCCTCCAACCTTGGTTAAGAACTTAGATGAAATTGAAAAAACAAACTTCTGGCACGCGCTCATTATGCTGCAAAATAAATTTTCCGCAGCGAACGTACAAGATTTTTCGAACAGGCTTAAGGAGCTTCCGGCAGCTGATTTTTATGAAACAGTTCTGCCGTATAAGAGCAGAAATCTTGAGACAATGAGAGTAGAAACAGCCGAACAGCATACAAATCGGGATCTGTTTGAGCAATACGCTGCCAATTTTGAAGGTCATGAATTTTTAGGGGGATATATAAGTCATCTTGGACGGTATTCCTACGGGCAAATCAGGGATCTGCTGATTACCATCATGGATGAATGGACCAGCTGGATCAGTCAAAACGAAAACTGGGAAAAGTGGCTCAAGGCGCTGGATTATGAGTGTAAGCAGCAACGAAACCTTGATGCAAGAAATCCTGTTGAGGAAATTGAAAGAGTGACCGACGGGGTCAATTACCTCCCGGAACCCGGCGTATGGAAGGTTAAACTGATTCCCCATGCAGCCTACAGGCCGTGGATATTGGAAAAAAGGACCCCGGACACCAAGATTTTTTTCTACCCTTTAAAAGATGATTATCTAGCATCCCCGGGCGAACCATCTTCGGAATTAGTCCGCGGCCACAAAGCCCTGGGGGACGAGCTCCGTCTGAAGCTGCTGTACCAGCTTATGAAAGGGCCGTTGTCGCTGCAAGAATTGAGTGTTCAGTTTCAAACGTCTAAAACGTCGCTCCATCATCAGCTTTCACTATTAAAAGCGGCAAAATTTGTGGCCGCAGATAAAGGGGTTTATTCAGTGAACCCGCACAGGATCGAAACGTTTTCTGAAAAACTGAATCAATTCCTGGATACCAAATAA